A window of Streptomyces sp. NBC_01689 genomic DNA:
GGGGGGCGGCCGGCACCGGCGAGGTCCGACCCGTCCGACCCCACGCCCACGGGGATTCCGCTCCGGATGGCGAAGCGGCGGACGGCGACCACCGGGATCCACGCCCGTCACGCGTCGATGCGCTCGGGCCCGGCCACAGGTCATTCCTTTCGGGGCCGGCGAAGATACCGGCCCGCACACAAAAGGACCCTCAGCGTCACGTAACGCGCCAAAGGTCCCCGTGCGGTGCTACAGGCGTCTGGTCACCATACGACATGTCAATGCGGCATATGAAAGGACTTGAGAGATGGATCACAGGTAATAATGGAACCACGGAAGTGCATTCGAAGGTTTCACCCAAGATCGCTTCCCACAGCCGAAGGCGGCTCCTCGACGGCTCCCAGGTAAGAATTCCGGTTGCCGATCACACCACAGGCGCTGACCGAGGCGGACTACCATCACCCCATGACCCGTGTACTGCTCGCCGAGGACGACGCGTCCATCTCGGAGCCGCTGGCCCGTGCCCTGCGCCGGGAGGGTTACGAGGTCGAAGTGCGCGAGGACGGACCCACCGCGCTCGACGCCGGGATGCAGGGCGGCGTCGATCTGGTCGTCCTGGACCTCGGGCTGCCCGGAATGGACGGCCTCGAAGTGGCCCGCCGACTCCGTGCCGAAGGCCATACCGTCCCCATCCTCATCCTGACCGCGCGCGCCGACGAGGTGGACACCGTCGTCGGTCTCGACGCGGGCGCCGACGACTACGTGACCAAGCCGTTCCGCCTCGCCGAACTGCTCGCCCGCGTCCGGGCGCTGCTCCGGCGCGGTGCCGCGGAGCCGCAGCAGCCGCCCGCCACGCACGGGGTGCGGATCGACGTCGAGTCCCACCGGGCCTGGATGGGCGACGAGGAACTCCAGCTCACGGCCAAGGAGTTCGACCTGCTGCGGGTGCTGGTCCGGGACGCGGGACGGGTCGTCACCCGGGACCAGCTCATGCGCGAGGTCTGGGACACCACGTGGTGGTCGTCCACCAAGACCCTCGACATGCACATCTCCTGGCTCCGCAAGAAGCTCGGTGACGACGCGGCGAATCCGCGGTACATCGCGACGGTACGGGGTGTGGGTTTCCGCTTCGAGAAGAGCTGACGCGCGCCGCGTCCCCGGCCCTGGGGGCTCCGCCCCCAGACCCCCGTTCGGCCTGGACGGCCTCGTCCTCGAACGCCGGGACGGGCTGTTCGTGCAGGCCGGCGCTGATGAGCTGGTGGCCGGCGCGGGCGCGCATCTCCAGCCCGTCCGGCGTTTGAGGACGAGCCCTTCGGGCGACGGCTGGGGTCCAGGGGGCGCAGCGCCCCTGGCGG
This region includes:
- a CDS encoding response regulator transcription factor, which produces MTRVLLAEDDASISEPLARALRREGYEVEVREDGPTALDAGMQGGVDLVVLDLGLPGMDGLEVARRLRAEGHTVPILILTARADEVDTVVGLDAGADDYVTKPFRLAELLARVRALLRRGAAEPQQPPATHGVRIDVESHRAWMGDEELQLTAKEFDLLRVLVRDAGRVVTRDQLMREVWDTTWWSSTKTLDMHISWLRKKLGDDAANPRYIATVRGVGFRFEKS